In Burkholderiales bacterium, the following proteins share a genomic window:
- the fumC gene encoding class II fumarate hydratase, which produces MAQNTRIEKDTMGDIEVAVDKLWGAQTERSLHHFHFPGETMPREVVQAQILVKKAAAAVNRDLGALDEKKAGAIIKAADEALEGRHDEHFPLVVWQTGSGTQTNMNVNEVLANRASEILGGERGQQRLVHENDDVNKGQSSNDTFPTAMHVGAVIAIERTLKPAVKKLRDTLDKKAKEFMHIVKIGRTHLQDATPLTLGQEFSGYVSQLDHGLKHLDEALPHLCELALGGTAVGTGLNAHPEFAVKVAQELARLTGLPFVTAPNKFEALASVDGVVYAHGAVKTLAASLMKIANDIRWLSSGPRSGIGELSIPENEPGSSIMPGKVNPTQSESMTMVCCQVFGNDVAINVGGSMGNFELNVFRPMIIRNFLHSARLLAHACENFDEHCAVGIEPNLPRIDQLMKESLMLVTALNPHIGYAKAAAIAKNAHKKGLTLKESALELGHLTSEQFDQWVKPEDMVGIKVTKPSGAKKA; this is translated from the coding sequence ATGGCCCAGAACACACGCATCGAGAAGGACACCATGGGCGACATCGAAGTCGCCGTCGACAAGCTGTGGGGCGCGCAGACCGAGCGCAGCCTGCACCACTTCCATTTCCCCGGCGAGACCATGCCGCGCGAGGTCGTGCAGGCGCAGATCCTCGTCAAGAAAGCCGCCGCCGCGGTGAACCGCGACCTCGGCGCGCTCGACGAGAAAAAGGCCGGCGCGATCATCAAGGCGGCCGACGAAGCGCTCGAGGGCAGGCACGACGAGCACTTCCCGCTCGTGGTGTGGCAGACCGGCTCGGGCACCCAGACCAACATGAACGTGAACGAAGTGCTGGCGAACCGCGCCTCCGAGATCCTCGGCGGCGAGCGCGGCCAGCAGCGCCTCGTGCACGAGAACGACGACGTGAACAAAGGCCAGTCGTCGAACGATACCTTTCCGACCGCGATGCACGTCGGTGCGGTCATCGCGATCGAGCGCACGCTGAAGCCCGCGGTGAAGAAGCTGCGCGACACGCTCGATAAAAAGGCGAAGGAGTTCATGCACATCGTGAAGATCGGCCGCACGCACCTGCAGGATGCGACGCCGCTCACGCTGGGGCAGGAGTTCTCGGGCTACGTCTCGCAGCTCGATCACGGGCTGAAGCACCTCGACGAAGCGCTGCCGCACCTGTGCGAGCTCGCGCTCGGCGGCACCGCGGTGGGCACCGGGCTGAACGCGCATCCGGAGTTCGCGGTCAAGGTCGCGCAGGAGCTCGCGCGCCTGACCGGCCTGCCGTTCGTGACCGCGCCGAACAAGTTCGAGGCGCTCGCTTCGGTCGACGGGGTGGTGTACGCCCACGGCGCGGTGAAGACGCTCGCGGCTTCGCTGATGAAGATCGCCAACGACATCCGCTGGCTGTCGAGCGGCCCGCGCAGCGGCATCGGCGAGCTCAGCATCCCCGAGAACGAGCCGGGCAGCTCGATCATGCCGGGCAAGGTCAACCCGACCCAGTCCGAGTCGATGACCATGGTGTGCTGCCAGGTCTTCGGCAACGACGTGGCGATCAACGTCGGCGGCTCGATGGGCAACTTCGAGCTCAACGTCTTCCGGCCGATGATCATCCGCAACTTCCTGCATTCGGCACGGCTGCTCGCCCACGCGTGCGAGAACTTCGACGAGCACTGCGCGGTCGGCATCGAGCCCAACCTGCCGCGCATCGATCAGCTCATGAAGGAATCGCTCATGCTGGTCACCGCGCTCAACCCGCACATCGGCTACGCCAAAGCGGCTGCGATCGCCAAGAACGCGCACAAGAAAGGCCTCACGCTGAAAGAGTCCGCGCTCGAGCTCGGTCACCTCACGTCCGAGCAGTTCGACCAATGGGTGAAGCCGGAGGACATGGTCGGCATCAAGGTGACGAAACCCTCCGGAGCGAAGAAGGCGTAA
- a CDS encoding SDR family oxidoreductase: protein MAAAARIALVSGGNRGIGYAICRALAQAGLTVVLTARDAAKGKAAIKALQEDGLTVDFQRLDVTSCRSIRSCVAAVADRHGRIDVLVNNAGVLLDSRGSRFLDTALETYRDTLEANLLGPLQLAQAVVPLMKAHRYGRIVNLSSGLGQLSEMGSGTPAYRISKTALNALTRILAAEFRENNVLVNSMCPGWVRTGMGGESAPRTPEQAADTALWLATLPDDGPTGGLFRDRKEVAW from the coding sequence ATGGCGGCCGCCGCGCGCATCGCGCTCGTGAGCGGCGGCAACCGCGGCATCGGCTACGCGATCTGCCGCGCGCTCGCGCAAGCCGGCCTCACGGTCGTGCTCACCGCGCGCGACGCGGCCAAAGGCAAGGCCGCGATCAAGGCCTTGCAGGAAGACGGGCTCACGGTCGATTTCCAGCGCCTCGACGTGACGAGCTGCCGCAGCATCCGCTCGTGCGTGGCGGCGGTCGCGGACCGCCACGGCCGCATCGACGTGCTCGTCAACAACGCCGGCGTGCTGCTCGATTCCCGCGGCTCGCGCTTCCTCGACACCGCGCTCGAGACCTATCGCGACACGCTCGAAGCGAACCTGCTCGGCCCGCTCCAGCTCGCGCAGGCTGTCGTGCCGCTCATGAAGGCGCACCGCTACGGGCGCATCGTCAATCTCTCCAGCGGGCTCGGACAGCTGTCCGAAATGGGCTCGGGCACCCCGGCCTATCGCATCTCCAAGACCGCGCTCAATGCGCTCACGCGCATCCTCGCGGCCGAGTTCAGGGAGAACAACGTGCTGGTGAACTCGATGTGCCCGGGCTGGGTGCGCACCGGCATGGGCGGCGAAAGCGCGCCGCGCACGCCCGAGCAGGCGGCGGACACCGCGCTGTGGCTGGCGACCCTGCCGGACGACGGGCCGACGGGCGGGCTGTTCCGCGACCGGAAAGAGGTTGCCTGGTGA
- a CDS encoding MOSC domain-containing protein — protein MKPNPASPLRRLMDTFPHAGRLVWIGVRPKKREAPLGVAEVEAIAGRGLKGDHRALGRAGSERQVTLIQAEHLDAVAHLLARDGIDPALTRRNLVVAGINVLALKDQVFTIGDVVIEGIGPCEPCSRMEANLGEGGYDAMRGHGGITARIVTGGVIRVGDAVRCPPD, from the coding sequence ATGAAACCCAACCCCGCCAGCCCGCTCCGGCGCCTGATGGACACCTTCCCGCACGCGGGACGCCTGGTCTGGATCGGCGTGCGGCCGAAGAAGCGGGAAGCGCCGCTCGGCGTCGCCGAAGTCGAAGCGATCGCGGGCCGCGGTCTGAAGGGCGATCACCGCGCGCTCGGCCGTGCCGGCAGCGAGCGCCAGGTGACGCTGATCCAGGCCGAGCACCTCGATGCCGTCGCGCATCTGCTCGCGCGAGACGGGATCGATCCTGCGCTCACCCGCCGCAATCTCGTCGTCGCCGGCATCAACGTGCTCGCGCTCAAGGACCAGGTGTTCACGATCGGCGACGTCGTGATCGAAGGCATCGGGCCTTGCGAGCCGTGCTCGCGCATGGAAGCGAACCTCGGTGAGGGCGGTTACGACGCGATGCGCGGGCACGGCGGCATCACCGCGCGCATCGTCACCGGCGGGGTGATCCGTGTGGGCGACGCCGTCCGCTGTCCGCCGGATTAG
- a CDS encoding CoA pyrophosphatase, which produces MQEIDLNPDVLAERLARPVPPPDPRDLHMSFIPEGARATDAAVLVPIVRRPDALQVLLTQRTSHLADHAGQISFPGGRVEKQDASREETALRETEEEIGLSRERIGILGRLPVYEIPSGFRITPVVGWVEPPFELELDAFEVASAFEAPLAHFIDPARYQRREYRFRGRHRHYMAIPYEGRYIWGATAGMLYSLARMVSG; this is translated from the coding sequence ATGCAAGAGATCGATCTCAACCCCGACGTGCTCGCGGAGCGGCTCGCGCGGCCGGTCCCGCCGCCGGACCCGCGCGACCTGCACATGAGCTTCATTCCCGAAGGGGCGAGAGCGACCGACGCCGCGGTCCTGGTGCCCATCGTGCGGCGGCCCGACGCGCTGCAGGTGCTGCTCACTCAGCGCACCTCGCACCTCGCCGACCACGCCGGCCAGATCAGCTTTCCGGGGGGACGCGTCGAAAAGCAGGACGCGAGCCGGGAGGAGACGGCGCTGCGCGAGACCGAAGAGGAGATCGGGCTGTCCCGCGAGCGCATCGGTATCCTCGGGCGGCTGCCGGTCTACGAGATCCCGTCGGGCTTTCGCATCACGCCGGTCGTCGGGTGGGTCGAGCCGCCGTTCGAGCTCGAGCTCGACGCGTTCGAAGTCGCCTCGGCTTTCGAGGCGCCGCTCGCGCACTTCATCGACCCGGCCCGCTACCAGCGGCGCGAGTATCGCTTCCGCGGGCGCCACCGCCATTACATGGCGATCCCCTACGAGGGCCGCTACATCTGGGGCGCCACGGCGGGAATGCTGTACAGCCTCGCGCGCATGGTGAGCGGCTGA
- a CDS encoding GreA/GreB family elongation factor, with protein MSRAFVKESDDDLSAGELPERPVPPHVNYVTPKGLEQLQARLRELEERHEAVKREADEGSEARQKLREIDRDLRYFRAQLERATLVDTANQPRDQVVFGSIVKIEDEEGAEHEFNIVGDDEADVAAGKISWASPLARAMIGAKIGDTVTWRRPAGEAEVYIVDIRYS; from the coding sequence ATGAGCCGAGCCTTCGTCAAGGAAAGCGACGACGATCTCTCCGCGGGCGAGCTGCCCGAGAGACCGGTGCCTCCGCACGTGAACTACGTCACGCCGAAGGGCCTCGAGCAGCTCCAGGCGCGGCTGCGCGAGCTCGAGGAGCGCCACGAGGCGGTCAAGCGCGAGGCCGACGAAGGCTCCGAAGCGCGGCAGAAGCTGCGCGAGATCGACCGCGACCTGCGCTATTTCCGCGCGCAGCTCGAGCGTGCGACGCTCGTCGATACCGCGAATCAACCTCGCGATCAGGTGGTCTTCGGTTCCATCGTGAAGATCGAGGACGAGGAAGGGGCCGAGCACGAGTTCAACATCGTCGGCGACGACGAAGCGGACGTCGCGGCCGGCAAGATCAGTTGGGCTTCGCCGCTCGCGCGGGCGATGATCGGCGCGAAGATCGGCGACACGGTGACATGGCGGCGGCCGGCGGGCGAGGCCGAGGTCTACATCGTCGACATCCGCTACTCGTAA